A segment of the Bdellovibrio bacteriovorus genome:
AAAGGCGGGCTGTCACGGCAGACCGTGCTGGATCGGCACGGCCTGAATCATCACCTTAGAAAGTGGCTTCCGGAGCATCGCTAAAATAAGAGGAGATCGCTTTCAGCATGGTGTCCTTGCGCACGGGTTTGGACAGGTGCAGGTCGCAACCGGCAGAGATGCTTTTTCTGACGTCCTCCTGGAAAGCATTCGCCGTGCAGGCAAATATTTTCGCAGGAGTGCGATTCAACTGGCGCTCCATTTCGCGGATGCGCTGAGTGGCTTCATATCCGTCCATGCCCGGCATCTGCACGTCCATGAAGATAATGTCGTAGTGGTCCTTGGCGACCATGTCCACAGCCTCCACACCGCTGTTGGCATAGCTGACAGCGTGAGCGGTTTTTTGCAGATAAATTCCGAACAGATGGCGATTGTCATCGACATCATCCACGACCAGAATGCGCAAACGGCTTTGAGAGATATTGTGTTTGATGTCGCTGAGCTGGTAGCGGCCCTGCCAAGGATTGTGCATGGTCGTTTTCCTTTCAGTTGTGGACGGCACCGAAATCGTGAAATAGAACGTCGTTCCCTGGCCCGGTTGGGATTCAAACCAGACATGGCCGTTCATCATTTGCACGATGTTTTTCGTGATGGAAAGCCCCAGTCCCGTGCCGCCATATTTGCGTGTGGTGGTCGTGTCGGCTTGAGTGAATGGCTGGAAGATGTCTTTGAATTTTTGTTTGGAAATGCCGATGCCCGTGTCGGTCACCCGAAACAGCAGATTTCCTTTGTGGGGCGTGCGGTTCACTGACACCTGCAAAGACACCTCACCGGTGTTGGTGAACTTGATTGAATTGTTCACCAGATTCATCAGTACCTGGCGCAGGCGATCGGCGTCGCCGACAAAGTATTCTTCAACATCGGGATCGATGGTCATTGAAAGCTTCAGGCTTTTTTCTTTGGCTCGGAAGCCCAGCACGGTGTTCAGTTCGTCCAGCAGGCGTTTTAGATTGAACGGAAGCGGTCGCAGTTCCATTTCTCCAGCTTCGACTTTGGAAAGATCCAGAATGTCATTGATGATGGTCATTAGCTGATGATTGGCGCGCTGAAGAATCTCGACGAATGAGGCTTGCTGGTTGTCCAGCGGAGTCTCGGCCAGAGTGTCGGTGATGCCGATGATGGAATTTAGCGGAGTGCGGATTTCATGGCTCATGTTTGCCAGAAAAACGGTTTTTGCGTCAGTGGCGGCTTTGGCTTTGATCGCAGCGCCCAGAAGCTCTTTGTTTTTCTTTTCCAGGTTGTCTGAAAGACTTTTCTTTTCAGTGATATCCACGGCCATCTTCACGATCTTGGACACCTGCCCCTGCAGATTTCTTACTGGAGTGTAAGATCCTTGAATCCAAACTTCGCGATTTGTTTTGGTAAGTCGCTTGAACTCTCCTGCTTGGGCTTGTCCTTCAGCAAGTTGGTTCCACATTTCTTGATATTCCAGCTCGTGTTGGTGAAACTCCGGCAGGAATATTGAGTGATGACGTCCTTCAATCTCATCGAGTTCATACTCCATAAGATTCAGGAAATTCGGGTTGGCCCAGAGAATGTATCCCTGGTTGTCGAACTCGATCACCGCATTTGAATTTAGTAGAGCCTCATAAACAGAATGAGTCATGACATAAGTGTATCTACAGTCATGTTTATTAATAAAATTACAAAATTCCCTGGGGATTAAAGTTTTGTAATTACGCTATGAGTCCTGCGCTTCGACAGACAATAATTTTCAGAATGATGATGAATGATTGAATTTCACTGCAGCTTAACAAGCGTTTTCTGCTGAAATCTTATGGCCATTGGTTTTCAAGCAAATTTTTGCGTGCCTCCAAGGCATTGCGAATTCCAACTGTGCAGGAATTGGAAAGCTGACGGCTGTTGTCTTTCAAACAACGCAAGATGCGTCCCTCGCCCGGTTTAAGCATATCGCAAAACTGCAGCAGATCGTTGTTGCAGGCGCGGCGAAGCTCCACCATCAGCTGATGGACTCGTTGGCTGCGCTGACGGCAGTCCGTGGTCAGTTTGTCTTTGTGATCTTCCAGACATTTCAAAAAGTTTCCGCCGCCAGGTTCAACATCCTGGCAATAGCGATTTAAATCTGCGCGGCAGGGATCCAGGGCGGTTTTTTCCGTCTGGGCCAGAGCTTCAATAGAGAATATGAAAATCAGCGTAAAGATCAGGGTCAGCACGCCGACGATGAAACGATTTTCCATAGGCGAAACCTCCGGAGTGATCAATGCCATCCAGTGAAGTGGTTTATTCAGTTTTGAAAGGGGAGATTTTTTTTGAAGAGCCCTCTCTGAGGAGAAGTATGGAGGGCTCTTGAGAAACTTAGAACGAGAAAACTAAGGACGTGTTACTTTGCAGCCGGTGTTTCGAACATGGACATTGCAAAGAAGGACTTGCGGAATGTGCTCCAGTTTGTGGATTTCACCGCCGCGACTCTCCAGAAGTAATGTTTGCCAGCTTCCAGACCTGTGGCTTCGAAAGTAGTGCCTTTAACAGCGTATTCGTTTGCCACCAACCATTTGAAGTTAGGATCTGTAGCCACTTGAACATGGTACTCGTCCGCTCCAGCAACGGATTTCCAAGTCAGAGTTGTTTTATCAGCTTTAACGGAAGTGTAATATGCCGGGCTTACAAGCTCTGGTTTAGCCGGAACTTCGTTTTTCGCAGGATCCGCTTTTGGCTGTGGGAACAAAGAGTTCATTTTTTCGGTCAAACCACCGTGGCCGGCGCCGTGACCACCACCACCATGAGCCTCTTCAGCCAAAGAAGCAGAAGCAAGAGTCAAAGTCATAGCGAACGCGAATAGAGATACCAAGATCTTCATGATTTAATCCTTTTGTAAACGATGCTTAGAAAGTAAAATAAAACCGGGATTAAGAAAACCTTCTTGCACGAAATGCTGGACGGTGTTAGAAATCCCCACGGTTTTGCGGATGATTGCTCTAATAATGCTCTAAATTCCTGAAATTAGAGAGGAAAGTCCGGACTCCATATGGCAGCGCAAGGGGTAACGCCCCTCTACAGTAATGTAAGGAACAGTGGAACAGAGAGAATGTCCAGGGCATTGAGCCAGACACCGGGAACGGGAGGGTCTGGGGAGCTGCTGGAGTGAAAACAGCCAAACTCTGCGCGGAGCAAGATCAAATAGGGTGACACTAGTAGGGCGGCCAGCCCGTAGTCACCGGGTAAGATCGCTTGAGGGTGTCAGTAATGCCACTCCCAGAGGAATGATCATCCACGATTATCGGGTAAATTATGGGACCTGGTAGTTTGGACAGAATCCGGCTTATAGCAAAACCGAGATCCCGCCTTCTTTATATAGACAACTCTGCAAGTTTTGCAAAACTTGAGAGTTTTCGTGCCCTTAGGATCCCTATTTGGGCTAAATTCCCCGCCATGAAAACACTGTTGTTTGTCCTGATCATGGCTGCAGGCTTGGCTGCACAGGCGCAAGTTTCTTTGAACATTCCTTCTGAATCGACTTACGAGTCAGGCAAATCCCTTTGTCAGAAAACCTATGCGTCTTTGATCGCCCACGAAAAAGGGTTCTATGTCCGCGTCCCGGTGGACTATTCCCGCCCGGAACGGGGTATGACCGAGGTTTACTCTTATTTCCACCGCGGCTTTGATCCCAGCAAAGAAACCATGATTTATTTCACCGGCGGACCCGGGCAAACCTCGCATTGGGGCCTGTTCCGCAATCCGATGCCTTACAATGTTCTGATCATGGAGCACCGGGGGATTGGCTGTTCGCGCCCGGACACCCGCGCGATGTTCCTGGATCCGTCTTATTATTCCTCTGAAAATGTCGCTCGTGACGCCGAAGTGGTTCGTCAGCATCTGATGATCAATCAATGGACTGTGTATGGAATTTCTTACGGCACGGTTCCGGCGACGATGTATGCTTCGCTTTTCCCGCAAAGCACCCGCGCGGCGATTTTGGAAGGTGTGGTCTATGACGGGGGCCTGCAGTTGTGGGATGCGCCTCATCGCCGCAAGCTGGTGCAGAAGATGCTAAACTCTTTGTCGCCTTCGCTGATGGCACGGCTTGAAAGTGTGTCGACAGTTCATGGCATCCCCGACACCTGGATGTCACGTCAGGCGCGCACACAGTTGATGTACAACGATGGCGTGAAAAAACTGAAAGAGCGTCTGGAGCTTTTAACTGACGACAAAGTGTTTAAAGAATTTCTTACTGAAGTTCGCAAAAGTTATGAGCCGATCACTTATACTCCGCACATTCTGTTTGCCTCTAATGACATCGCCTACATGATGATTTCCTGTCAGGAGCTGGGAATGGCGACGCCGGACATCAGCATCGAGGATTCTTTTATCAAGGGTCAACTGGTACGTAAGGTGGATACTGAATCGCTGAAACAATGCGCACGCCTTCGCGCCAAAGGCGACAAGACCTATCGAGCGGAAAACTATCCGGTGAAAGTGCCGGTCACATATTTCCAGGGATCTGACGACGGGGCGACCGCGGCTCCAGAGGGAATTCGTCATTACAAAAATGTTCCGGTGGGATTCAAGCAGCTGGCGATTCTGGTGCGTGGCGGGCACAATCCGAATCTGGAACTAATCCTGTACGAAAATCCACAACAGTTGCAGATTTTTGATTATGCGATGAAGGGTTTGCCAATTCCCAAGTCTCTTTATTCTGAAATGAAAAAAGCCAGCGGCCATTTCTGGGCTTACACTTCCAACTGAAGTTGAATCAAAAAGAAAGCCCGCCTTCGTTCTGAGGGCGGACTTCCAACTCTCTGGATCTTCATTCCTAAAGATCCGTGTCTTGATAGAAATATGCGATTGCTTAAAGATAAGTTTACTAAGGTCAGTGGTGCTGACAATTCAAATGCTCAAATTACAGAGGTCTGGGTTCACCGTAGTCTTGGTGTTGCTAGGTCCAGTAGCCCAGTTTTGGTGTCTTTTCGCACTGGTCCTCTGGACCAGATTTTGTGTCGCTAAACATCTTTAAAGCGAGAAGTTAGTACACCTCAGATAATCTGATTTGTATGGAGGGAAATCCCATGCGTTTCGCTATAGTTCTGTTGTGTGCACTCACAGCATTTGTTGGCGCTTGTTCTTCGTTCAAATCTTCCACGGAAAGAACGCCAGCAGCGACCTATTATGTAGATCCTCAATATTATGACCTGCAGGTTTTGATGGCGGAAGCTTTGGACTTCCGTGCGGCGGCCTTGCGCTTTGCTGATGAAAAAAAGCTGGGTCAAACGGGTGACGTGTCCTTGAGTCGTTCTGAGGGTGAATGGGTTCGCGCCATGGGCGCGAAGTATCTGGAAACACGCAAAAAACTGATGGATTTGGCGATCGCTGAAGGTGAGTACTTCGCGGGTAAAAATCAGGTGAAGTTGGCGCCGTATAAAGGCACCAAAGCCGAAAAGAAAGAACGCAATGTTCGCAAGGATACCTACGAAACATATAATGTTTTGAATGTGGATCCAAAAGATGCTCAGGGCGAAAAACAGATATTCCGCATGCAGATGGCTTTGGCTTCCGCATTGCTTCTGATGGACAACTATCTGGTTGCCATCCAGCCATTCAACGAAAACTCTTCTTTGCGTTATGTTCTGAACTATGACGTTCCTCAAAAACGTGCATTGCAGGCGATTGCGGATTCCTATTCCTCCACACATCGTCGTGATCAGATCGAAGACGCAATCAAGTTCATCGACTCTGTGATGGCTTGGCGTCGCGCCAACGGTGAAAAAACCAGCCCGGAAGAAGCTCAGCTTTATACTCTGACTCAATCCAGTATCTGGTATCTTGCAGTTAAGAATGACAAGACCGGCACGGGCTTTAAAGATGCCATTGCGAACCTGTGGAATCGTCTGACGTTGCGTGGAAAACGCGGCGTGCGTGCAGTGTCTTACGGGGTGAGCATGGGCTTTGGTAACATGGTCGGCCTGGTAGAAACCCGTAAGGGCTTCCTTTACAACATGTCTGAATCCGAAAAAGCGAATCTGATTGGCGAAATGAAACCTCTGGACATTCTGATGGAGAAAACTCCATTCCGTCTGACCGACAAGATGATCCCGGGCCACTATGGTCACGTGGCGATCTGGTTGGGCACTGAAGCACAGCTTAAAGACCTGCAGGTTTGGGACCAGATCCCGGCCAAAATTCAGGCGAAGATCCGCGCCGGTCACCGCATCGTGGAAGCTTTGCGCCCGGGTGTGGAACTGAACACATTGGAGCACTTCCTGAATATCGATGACTTTCTGGTGGTGCGTGACACTCGTTCCAATATCACGGATGAATATCGTCGCAAGGCCGTTTTGCAGGCGATTGCCCAGATCGGTAAAGAGTATGACTTCAACTTCGACGTTCATACTCACACCCGTATCGTTTGTTCCGAGATCGCGTATGTGGTCTTTGGTGATGTGAAATGGCCTTTGGAGGAAACTCTGCGCCGTTACACCATCAGCCCGGATAACGTGGCTCAACTGGCGATCGGAAACCAGAGAACCTTTGAACCGGTGATCATGTATTACGACGGTAAGCGCGTTTACAAGGATTTGCCTTATTCTTTGGGTCTTTTGTTGAAAGCCGACGACCAACACTACGCTGAATTTAAAAAATTCCAGAATCTGTAGGAAGTAATCATGAAGATGACGATGAAATCCGCTTTGATTGCCTGCACAGCCCTGATGGCTGTGCATTGCACCCATAAAGAGGTGCGTGAACCAGCCAGTGAAAAAAAGTACACGATCTCGGATGGGCAGACTCAGGCATTGGCTGATCTGATCGGGGGGGATTCCCCTTTGAAGCCGTATCGTCATCCGATGAAGATTTCTTTCCACACCAATGGCGACCAAAAGTATCTTTCTGAAACGGCCCGCAAGGCTCTGAATCAAGCGATCATTGAAACGCTGGGTGTGGAAAATCCGGAACAGGGCCTGGCTAAACTGGCGGTAGGAAACCTGAAAGACGCGATGATCGAAAACTTTGTAAAGACCATGCGTATTTACAAGATCATCAACACCGGACTGCAGGTGGATCTGACTTTCCTGCCTCAGCCGAATCAAAAGAATGATTATGCGACCGAGTTGAACAGCAATCAACTGGTTCGCTTCAATGAAACCGGCGCATTGAGCTCCAAGTGGGATCAGTTGGAAAAGTCCACCGACACCGGCACTGTTTATAATAACTCAGTGTACATCCCGGCCACCCAAGGAAAGGCCGACTATATCGGTGGTACGGTGACCTTTTATGTTGAGATTCTGGATACCCGTCCCAAGTTCGGTCTGCCGAGCATCAAAAAGAACGGCGTCAAGGGCTTTGCCCGTTATCGCCGGTACTATCGCCTGAACCGCGAAGTGCAAAAGTCAGTAACCTGCGAAGGCTTCACACTGTCGGCTAAGAAGGCCGGTGCCGAAGTGCCGTTGTTCTACACGGTGGATCTGTATAAGAACTTCAGTCTGAAAGACATCATTCCGACGGAAGAAACCATCGAAGTCTTCCCGGGCCTCGTGGCCTCGAACAATGAGGGACGTTCTGAATTGATGCCGGATAAATACGAAAAAACCGGCAAGTCCATTCCAACGGGTCAGTTCCTGGTGGAAAGTAAGAAGTCCTTTGTGGAAGAGATCAGCTTCAACCTGGAAAAGATCGTTTACGACCTGAAAGAGAAAAAACTGGATCGCGATCGTTCCCGCGTCAAGCTGGTGGAATACTATTCTTCCCGTGATAACGACAATATGGCGAACGAGACCCAGGCGCTTTATTCTGCGCGCGTCCAGTACCTGAAAAAATGTGAGTCATCGATGGAGAAATTCCTGCATCTGGATGCTCTGGTGAACGGAGGTGTCCTGTGAAAAAGACCCTGTTGATTCTAAGTTCTGTGGTTTTTGCCTCCACTGCGGTGGCGCAAACGGCACAAGTGTCTTTGAAAGAGCGCATTGCTGCCATGGACTACTATAAGAAAAATCATGACATGATGTTTGCGGCAGAAGCCTGCCGTCGTCCAGAGACTTTGCTTCAGGAAATCAAAAAGCTCCCGGCGTCCGAGCAGACCAAGGCTCGCGCTTTTGTGAAAGCCAATGATTCCATCGTGCCGGAAAAAATCCTGCTTCCTTTGGTTTATTGGAAGTTTGTGAAAAAGAATGCGGCAAATGAAGGCAAGGTGATGCAGTACTGGCTGCAGATGCGTTTGCAGGCCCTGCGTGACTATGCTGATAATCCTTTGGTTAAAGATAAAGCGGCTCAGAACGAAGCCCGCTCTTTGATGACCTCATGGGCTGGAGCTTCCAACTTGAGTCTGACCAGTCGCGAACTGACCGAAAATTTGCAAAAACGTTTCCCGCAGATGGACCCGTACTCTTTGTCGGCGGGGGGCTTTGTCCCGGGCAACATTGTAGAGCTGGTCAGTCATAACGAGATATCTCCGGAAAGAATCCAATGGTTCAATGACCGCGTGATCTTTGCCGGTGGGGTGCTTGATTTCAGTCAACCTTATATGAAGATGCCTTTGCACAAGGACGATGACGGACATCCGTCTTTCAAAGACCCAATGTTTGCAAAAATCCGTGACATGATCCTTTCCGCGAAAGAGTCGGTGTTCATTGATATCTTCCTTTTTGGCGGAACGATGGGTGGAACTTTGAGCAAGTTCCTGCTGGATCAAACAGTGGAAAAGAAGAAAGCCAATCCGAACTTCAAGGTGTTGTTGCTGCATGATTATGCCACAAACTACAACATGAAGGACGAGATGATGCCGATCTTTAAGTATATTAAAGACCGTGCGGCAACCGATCCTGGTCTGAAGGGTTCTGTGTACCTGCTTCAGGCCAACATTCAGCGCCATCCTCCTGGGATTCCGTTCGGTATCACGAACCTGGTGCCGAAGACGGAAGAGACTTTCAAAGCCCTGGAAAAGCGCAACACTTACTACGAATCCAAGATCGATCATAGCAAGGTGATCGTGGTGGATCCCGAATCTGATGCGCCTCAGGCTTATTTTGGTTCCAAGAACTGGTCTGATCACAGTGGTGGCTATTACTATGATAATGCCCTTTATGTGAAAGGCCCTGCCGCAGCGTTGGTTCAGGCCGCTTACTATGATGATGTCGAAGCGGCGTTGACGACAGATCCGAACGAAAGAAAATGGTTCTATTACAAGGAAGAGGGTTACGACAACGCAGCTTATCTTAAAAACCGTGATCAGATTCTGGCGTGGTTCCGCGTTGACAGAACTTCGTTCCCGGCCGTGGGAAATCAGTCTGTACGTCTGGCGGAAGCCAATGTGGATGGGAAAATCAAAGACACCCGCAACATGCTGGTGGATATGATTATGAAAGCCGAAAGCCACATCTATATGGAGCATCTGTTCATTTATGACAAGTACATCAACGATGCCCTGATGAAACGCAAGGCGCAGGTTCCGGGTTTGAAGATCCGCATTCTGGCTGACCACAACGGAAACTTCAGTTTGGGGGGATTGCCAAATACATTGTACTTGGATCAGTTGCTGCGTCATGGGGTTGAAGTTCGTGCCCGCCGCACTTTGGGTATCGAAGCGAAGTTCCCTAATGGAAAAACACAAGGCTATCACCAGGAAAATCACCGTAAGATTACTTCCGTTGATGGCAAAGTGATGCTGGTGGGTTCTTCGAACTTGAATCCGGACACTTTGCAGGGAAGTTTCCGTGAATTCGGAGCACAGTTGTTTGATCAGAAAGTCATCGGTGGCTTTGAAGAAGAATTCCTGGATGCGTGGAGTGACGACAAGCTTGTCGGTCCGTTCTATGAAGGTGAGCATCTGCAGTTGCAGGTGATGGGTAAAACCCTGTCGCCGGAACTAAGCCAGATCATCAATGATCTGGGTTCCACGGTGCTAAGAGCCAAAGACGACATCGAAAAGCGTTAAAACTAAAAAGGGCCTCAAAGGCCCTTTTTGTTTTTCGGACCTTGCGGTAAGATCAGTGCCATGGAAAAAATGGCTTGGAATCTTGAATCTGAATATCCGTCTTACAACTCTCCTGAATTTCAGGCTGAATTTGATCTGGTGAAATCCAAGGTTGATCAGCTTGAAAAGGACGTCAAATCCCTTAAGACTCCGTTTGAAAACGAAGTGGAAAAAATCCAGAAAATCTGGATCGACGTGGAAGCCACCCAGGTTTTGGTTGGTAATATGTCGACCTTCCTGAATTGTCATTTATCGGTGGACAGCACCCTGAACGAGGCGCAAGCCAAAAAGTCCGAGGTGATGGCGCTGAGTTCGCTTATGTGGCAGATCCTGATCCCGGTGGATAACTTCATGAAACGTTGTTCAGAGGAAACTCTGAACAAGATTCTTTCCCACCCGGAACTGACACCAGCAAAATTTGACTGGAGCCAGGAACGTACACAAAAACCTTTCATGCTTTCTGATGAAGAAGAAACTTTGTTGCAGGCACTTTCAATGCCGGGCTTGCATGCGTGGGGCGAGCTTTACACCAACTTGAGCGGCACCATGCGCTGTGAAATGAAATTCAAAGACCGCACAGAAACAGTGGGTCTTGCGAAGGCATCCGCATTGATTCGCAGTCAGGATGAAGAAACCCGTCGTGTGGCGTGGACCTCCATTCAAAACGCATGGACCACGCACAAGGAAACAGCTTCATCGATTTTGAATGCCTTGGCTGGCTGGCGCCACGAGGTGATCAAGAAACGTTCTCAGGTGAAACCGGCGCACTATCTGGATCAGTCCCTGTTCTATAGCCGTATCACCCAAGAAACTTTGGATGCGATGCTGACGGCTTGTTATGAAAACGTCGATATGTCCCGCCGTGCGAATCTGGCGATGGCAAAATTGATGGGTAAGAAAGCTTTGGACCCTTGGGATCTGCTGGCGCAGAGCCCGATTTCTGCTTCCAAAGCCGAGCGCAGCTATGAAGAAGGCCTGAACATGATCAAGGATGCCTTCGGTCAGGCTTCACCGGACATGGCGCAGTTCGTGGACATGATGGCTGAAAAACACTGGATCGAAGCGCGTGTTCTTCCGAACAAACGCAACGGCGCTTATTGCACCGGCTTCCGCAAAAAACGTGAACCGCGCGTGTTTATGACCTACATGGGTTCTAATAGTGATATCTCCACCTTGGCTCACGAACTGGGGCATGCTTATCATTCATGGGTGATGCGCGATATGCCAATTGCCGAGTGTGGGTACCCGATGACGTTGGCTGAAACGGCCAGTATTTTCTCGGAAACCCTTTTGCATGATGTGCTGTTGACCAACTCCAAAACCCGTGAAGAAAAGATCGAATTTGCGTGGGGTGAGATGGAGCGTGCGACGGCATTCCTGCTGAATATCCCGGCTCGTTATGACTTTGAAAAAAGCTTCTATGAAATGCGTGAAAAGCGCACGGTCAGCGCCGATGAACTGAGCAAATTGACCGATGAGGCGTGGAGCAAGTGGTACGGCAGCACTTTAAGTGCGAACGACAAGATGTACTGGGCGACAAAGCTGCATTTCTCGATGTCCGGAATCAGCTTCTATAACTATCCGTACACGTTCGGTTACCTGTTCAGCATCAGTGTTTATGCCCGTCGTGAAGAGCTGGGTAAGGACTTCATGAAGACTTACGTCAACATCCTGCGCGACACCGGCCGCATGACGGCGGAAGATCTGGTGCAAAAGCACCTGGGCGAAGACATTCGCAAACCAGAGTTCTGGAGAAAATCCATCGCGGTCATTAATCGCAAAATTGAAGAATTCGAAAAACTCGCCCTTAGCTAGGGCGAGCTCTTAGATCCAGTGACATGGAAATATCATCGGTGAAAATTCCATCGGGTTGGCGATAAGCTTCGCGCAAATAGCCAACCTGCTGGAATCCCAGTTTTTTATACAGTTTGAACGCCGGTTGATTCGCACTCATCACGTTCAGTTCCAGAAAGCTCAGGCCTTCAATGCTTTGAGCGACTTCAATCAGACGACGCAATAAAGCTTCGCCCAATCCCTGGCCGCGATAATCATGATGCACTGACATTCCCAAACCCGCGCGGTGCCCGCGTTTGCTGTCTTTGAACGCCACCATGTTGGTGATGCCGATGATGCGGCCCTGGTGTTCAGCGATGATCAAAGCGCCTTTGGGATCTTCGTTGGCATCGGTAATCCACTTTGTTTGGGTTTCCACGGTTTTCTTTGCTGCGGATTCCGGAGTGGTCAGAATGTAAGGGGACGTGGGCAGAATTTCCAGAAAGGCATTTAACAATGCCTCAGCCTCGCTGACCAAAGCAGGCCTCATAATGATGGAATCGCCGTTTTTCAGTTGAATGGTGCGGGCTTCATGCAATGCCATTTGGACCTCCTTTGGTGATCTTTAAGATCGGCGAAAAGAGGCCGCAGGACAAATTAATAAATTTGATGGAGCCTCTAAGGAAAATGCATTCCCCAGAGGCTGTACGATCTAGTGAGCCTGAGCAGAGGCGCGCAGTTTATCCAGCTTTTGAGCGGCGGGACGGCTGGTACAAAGTCCCATCCATTTGTTGATTTCAGGATAAGCAGACATGTCGAATTTCAGGGCGTATAGCAAGCCCGCCACCGACGCCACATTCAGATCCGCTACGGTGAAACGGTTGCCGACAAGGTAAGTCTTGCCTTTAAGGCCGGCTTCCAATGTGTTCAGATAAGTTGGCAGAACCTTTTTCGCGTCTTCGATGACTTTCGGATTTTTGAATTCATCCGGGACAAACAAAGCCTGAATCAGCCAGTTCACGGCAGGGGTTTGCAAGTCCACCAGGGCCCAGAAGCTCCATTGCATAATGTGGCCTTCTTCTTCCAGATTCTGCGGCGCCAGCGGGCTGTTGTGTTTTTTTGCCAGATAGTTGGTGATCGCCATGGATTCCCACAGTACGTATTCACCGTCGATAATTGCCGGGATTTTTCCGTTCGGATTGATCTTCAGATAGTCCGGGGACTTGTGCTGCTTT
Coding sequences within it:
- a CDS encoding PAS domain-containing sensor histidine kinase, with protein sequence MTHSVYEALLNSNAVIEFDNQGYILWANPNFLNLMEYELDEIEGRHHSIFLPEFHQHELEYQEMWNQLAEGQAQAGEFKRLTKTNREVWIQGSYTPVRNLQGQVSKIVKMAVDITEKKSLSDNLEKKNKELLGAAIKAKAATDAKTVFLANMSHEIRTPLNSIIGITDTLAETPLDNQQASFVEILQRANHQLMTIINDILDLSKVEAGEMELRPLPFNLKRLLDELNTVLGFRAKEKSLKLSMTIDPDVEEYFVGDADRLRQVLMNLVNNSIKFTNTGEVSLQVSVNRTPHKGNLLFRVTDTGIGISKQKFKDIFQPFTQADTTTTRKYGGTGLGLSITKNIVQMMNGHVWFESQPGQGTTFYFTISVPSTTERKTTMHNPWQGRYQLSDIKHNISQSRLRILVVDDVDDNRHLFGIYLQKTAHAVSYANSGVEAVDMVAKDHYDIIFMDVQMPGMDGYEATQRIREMERQLNRTPAKIFACTANAFQEDVRKSISAGCDLHLSKPVRKDTMLKAISSYFSDAPEATF
- a CDS encoding cysteine rich repeat-containing protein — translated: MENRFIVGVLTLIFTLIFIFSIEALAQTEKTALDPCRADLNRYCQDVEPGGGNFLKCLEDHKDKLTTDCRQRSQRVHQLMVELRRACNNDLLQFCDMLKPGEGRILRCLKDNSRQLSNSCTVGIRNALEARKNLLENQWP
- a CDS encoding fibronectin type III domain-containing protein, giving the protein MKILVSLFAFAMTLTLASASLAEEAHGGGGHGAGHGGLTEKMNSLFPQPKADPAKNEVPAKPELVSPAYYTSVKADKTTLTWKSVAGADEYHVQVATDPNFKWLVANEYAVKGTTFEATGLEAGKHYFWRVAAVKSTNWSTFRKSFFAMSMFETPAAK
- a CDS encoding alpha/beta fold hydrolase, producing the protein MKTLLFVLIMAAGLAAQAQVSLNIPSESTYESGKSLCQKTYASLIAHEKGFYVRVPVDYSRPERGMTEVYSYFHRGFDPSKETMIYFTGGPGQTSHWGLFRNPMPYNVLIMEHRGIGCSRPDTRAMFLDPSYYSSENVARDAEVVRQHLMINQWTVYGISYGTVPATMYASLFPQSTRAAILEGVVYDGGLQLWDAPHRRKLVQKMLNSLSPSLMARLESVSTVHGIPDTWMSRQARTQLMYNDGVKKLKERLELLTDDKVFKEFLTEVRKSYEPITYTPHILFASNDIAYMMISCQELGMATPDISIEDSFIKGQLVRKVDTESLKQCARLRAKGDKTYRAENYPVKVPVTYFQGSDDGATAAPEGIRHYKNVPVGFKQLAILVRGGHNPNLELILYENPQQLQIFDYAMKGLPIPKSLYSEMKKASGHFWAYTSN
- a CDS encoding YiiX/YebB-like N1pC/P60 family cysteine hydrolase, with product MRFAIVLLCALTAFVGACSSFKSSTERTPAATYYVDPQYYDLQVLMAEALDFRAAALRFADEKKLGQTGDVSLSRSEGEWVRAMGAKYLETRKKLMDLAIAEGEYFAGKNQVKLAPYKGTKAEKKERNVRKDTYETYNVLNVDPKDAQGEKQIFRMQMALASALLLMDNYLVAIQPFNENSSLRYVLNYDVPQKRALQAIADSYSSTHRRDQIEDAIKFIDSVMAWRRANGEKTSPEEAQLYTLTQSSIWYLAVKNDKTGTGFKDAIANLWNRLTLRGKRGVRAVSYGVSMGFGNMVGLVETRKGFLYNMSESEKANLIGEMKPLDILMEKTPFRLTDKMIPGHYGHVAIWLGTEAQLKDLQVWDQIPAKIQAKIRAGHRIVEALRPGVELNTLEHFLNIDDFLVVRDTRSNITDEYRRKAVLQAIAQIGKEYDFNFDVHTHTRIVCSEIAYVVFGDVKWPLEETLRRYTISPDNVAQLAIGNQRTFEPVIMYYDGKRVYKDLPYSLGLLLKADDQHYAEFKKFQNL
- a CDS encoding phospholipase D-like domain-containing protein, coding for MKKTLLILSSVVFASTAVAQTAQVSLKERIAAMDYYKKNHDMMFAAEACRRPETLLQEIKKLPASEQTKARAFVKANDSIVPEKILLPLVYWKFVKKNAANEGKVMQYWLQMRLQALRDYADNPLVKDKAAQNEARSLMTSWAGASNLSLTSRELTENLQKRFPQMDPYSLSAGGFVPGNIVELVSHNEISPERIQWFNDRVIFAGGVLDFSQPYMKMPLHKDDDGHPSFKDPMFAKIRDMILSAKESVFIDIFLFGGTMGGTLSKFLLDQTVEKKKANPNFKVLLLHDYATNYNMKDEMMPIFKYIKDRAATDPGLKGSVYLLQANIQRHPPGIPFGITNLVPKTEETFKALEKRNTYYESKIDHSKVIVVDPESDAPQAYFGSKNWSDHSGGYYYDNALYVKGPAAALVQAAYYDDVEAALTTDPNERKWFYYKEEGYDNAAYLKNRDQILAWFRVDRTSFPAVGNQSVRLAEANVDGKIKDTRNMLVDMIMKAESHIYMEHLFIYDKYINDALMKRKAQVPGLKIRILADHNGNFSLGGLPNTLYLDQLLRHGVEVRARRTLGIEAKFPNGKTQGYHQENHRKITSVDGKVMLVGSSNLNPDTLQGSFREFGAQLFDQKVIGGFEEEFLDAWSDDKLVGPFYEGEHLQLQVMGKTLSPELSQIINDLGSTVLRAKDDIEKR